The DNA window TATGAAGGAAGATGCACCACCAGGTGTTTCCGCCTCTCCATTACCAGATAATGTTATGGTATGGAATGCAATGATCATTGGGCCAGCTGATACCCCATACGAGGATGGTACATTTAGATTGTTACtagaatttgatgaagacTATCCAAATAAGCCACCACatgtcaaatttttgagtGAAATGTTCCACCCTAACGTTTATGCAAATGGTGAAATTTGTTTAGATATTTTACAGAATAGATGGACACCAACGTATGACGTTTCCTCCATCTTAACTTCCATTCAAAGTTTATTTAATGATCCAAATCCAGCGTCTCCTGCAAATGTTGAAGCGGCCACATTATTTAAAGATCATAAATCTCAGTATGTGAAGAGAGTGAAAGAAACAGTAGAAAAATCCTGGGAAGATGATATGGATGATATGGAGGATGATAGTGATGAAGAGGATAACGATGAGGAATGAAACGGCAGAAAAGTAACGAATTATTAGTATTTCAGCTTTAAGAGGAAAAGTTTTGTTAATACTGTGCATCTCACGGATAAAGTATATACAAGGTAAAATAGACCGaatttctatatatatttagGGAAGTTCTGAATTTGAGCgtcatatttttgatagaTTAGCTCTCTTCATTTCGATTCTTTTTATACAAGCACTTAGGcatatgatgaaaaataGTACTAAGACTAGCTTGCTCAATGAATCTAACTCGGCTTTTGgagaatttttcatcaaatctaATTCATTGAATGGCTGTCCGTTCCTTGCACCATGAGGTCCATACGATATATAATACTGAAGTTGCTTTATGAATGTTGGCAGATCCTTCCAGCTCGTTTCTTTGCTATAAAGTTCTTTAGCTGCCATTTGTACCATATCACGGTCAATTGGATCGAGCTTGGAAAAATTGGACAGTACAGCTTCCGTATTTAAAacgtttttcttttcatcaagTATAAATGTGGATTTCAATGTATCCCCTAATTTTTCAGAGTGAATCATCCTTTCAAGCATGTTACGATATGCGTTTCTAGATTCTatttcttcactttcatcAATCATATTAGGTTTGAAAAGGGCGGCTATATCATCCAATGCTCCAGCTAACGGATTGGCAGTTGATGTTATGCCATGTATATCATTATCCCTTTTACAGActctatttttttgtttcaaaagtaATGATTGTGGTGGAGTACGGCCCTTTGTTGAAAAGGACTTGTAAACCAGAGATTTGAAGATTCCATTTTGAGGAAATAAACTGGACGAATACCTTACAGGGACCATTTTTTGGTAAACAATTGgcaaaaatttggtaacGTGTATATAATTCACAAGGAGCGTTGTTTGCCCTTCTGATTAGATGGATAGAAAGATCTCATTGAGTGACGGATACAAACGGCTCAACTGGAACGGGTAAATTTTTGGTACTCTCTATTCCGTTACACTTATCTTTTCTCGAGCAAATCTGCTATACCAACTTTTTCTAGGAGAAAAAAAACCCGTAGACTCATAATCGAGCTAAAAGTTAAGTCCATCACATGCAGAAAAGAGGATGTTGATAAAGCAGTTTGGGAAATAAACACGTTGTAAATTAACTGTTGGAATTATTTTAATCTTGTCTTGGAAATTTACGACTCTCCGGCTGCCGATCAATTTTGTGGTAAATAGCTTGCTAATAGACAATTCGTTATAAAGAGTGAGGAAGCTCAAGGGAATgtattgaagaaagtacGCGTTATCTGAACTGCggaaaaaggaaagattGTCGTGTCGCAATCGCCAACTTGAGTAACTAAAGCCCCGGCAAGTCTATAAACACGGCCCTATTGCTTAAAGATGCAAAGGTTCAAGAAATAGATGGCTTCCTGAAAACTGCGCCAATGCGTAAGACTGTGCCAGCACGTAAAACCAGGACTTTCAAAGAGGCCATCATTTGGCACATGATTTGAGTGTCTCAAGTAAggaagaattcaaaactttttcaGTTGAATAGAAACTTCAGACCAAAGAAGTGAACAAGCAACAGGAAGACGCGTGATAAATATGTAGTCATTTGCAGTATGATGTCTGTCTATCTTGCTATTGTTCTCCGACACAGGATTGGAATGTGTGCTCTTTtgctttgaagaaagacaaaaaaaaagaaaagcaaaaGTAGGTAAACCAAACCAGCGCAATTTTTGTTCCCGCCCCCACAAGCTAGTTTTCAgggaatattttttttcagtaagGGCGCCAAGGAAAGCAGAGAAACTTCTTTAGCGTCTCTTTTATGATGTAACTTCAAATTTGTCAAAACTGCCCAATACAGAAAATGGCCAGTCTATAGCTTGCCGAAGAGATATATACTCGAGATTCCAGGAATTCTCGAGGGGAATGCTCAAGTCGCTTTGATTTTTTGTCATGTTTCTACctttttccaatttatGTTGTATGAATCAAGGATTAAGCTATACTTTCCTTCATACCTACGAACACACTTTATTTACTGGTGCAAAAAATTACTTTGACTCCTATCTACACTGTTGTTTCTCGAAATAGTAAGATACTTGTAGGTGATATCCTGCCTAAAAGTGAGAGTCAAGAATTATAACCGCACAAGGCAATTAAAAGAAAGGACTCCTCTGTAAGGATTGTCAAATTCTATATTGTATATTGCCCGATTATTTTTGACATTGAAAGGCCGTACCACTATTTTATGTAATCTTGCCTACTAGTAGGAACTATTGTTCGAGCTGTTAATTTCAAGAGTCATATAATACTGGAGTTGAAAGCTATACTACCAACCTTCGATAGCCGAAGCTGATGCAACAGTTTTTTCCTAGTGTGGAATACCCGTGTTCTGCcaagtattttttttgctcttTGCTTGCAGGTATTTCTTCCATGCACTGTCAGGATCTCTGAccaaaagaatttgaaaaaagaaaagtgaagaaaaaagaaaagtaacaagaaaaagaaaagttcATCTGTAAATATTTCCTATCCCCCCCTGGAGTCAAGGAGGCCAGCTTTAGTAAAAAGAGATAGGGAATACCATTGAGTTTAGCTTGCTATCTGGCAAAACTTGACGTAACAGCAGTTGTCCTGGATTTATCTGGGTGCTAAGTTAagttattttcaaaaggaAAATCTCGTATTTGTCCAACATTTTAAAAGGTAACTTCAGTTCGCACGCGGAGATCGATCGAGATTTCCGGTGACCTTTGACGGTGTGTACTTTCTTGCACAGTTTCTCCGTACATCACTGTGcaggcaaaaaaaataaattgaaaagcCGCTTTGGTCAACAAGTATTATCTGAGGCATTCCTAAAGGGATCCttatttctttgttttttaCTTAATTAGGAATATTCTCATGCAGGTAAGCTTGGCTGTCAGTCAGGAAATCGTATGGTAAATATTCTCGGGGACTGAAGGTTTTTCATGATTTTGACTTCTATACATtgtgaagaaatttttcccTAAAGTAGACAACATATGCTTGAACACATTCTAAAAGTTAATTTGACGTTCTATGTGCAACCACATAGTAGCAGTACAAAAGTTGTGAAGTTTATGTGAAATTTTCTCGCGTTCCTGTGACATCAAGTACAAGAGCTACTATTTGTTTTGCATTCTCTCAACACACAAGTAATTCAcagcatttttttcaagaaagtaTAGTAGTTACATGTCAAATAATTGTTTTGAGTAACAATTTACTGAAATCCaatatatatctatatatatatatgtgaaTTTTAGGTTCAtattaaattcaattaGGTATTAGTTATTTTTGGGCAATATTGTTAGCAAAAGCGACTTACTTTACTAGATAGACgaaaaagaatgaaattgataaacCTCTATCAAGCATTGTCGCTGGTTATGGGCTACCAATTGGCCTTAGCCATGGCAGCGTCTGAAGCCTTCACAAATTCCACATCCAAAAATTCGCTTTCCGCTTCAGGTGTATTTTCTAACAGTTCAAGCTCAATTTCGTCAAGTACCATATCTTCCTCCCTCTCAAAGACCGGCAGTTCAAGTATTTTGTCAACCATCACATCTTCCGCTTTGAGCTCCACTGAGGGAAAGTCATCCTCAGCTTCTATTGGCTCCGCATCTTACATATTTTCCAACTCCTCTTCGATTGTCGGTTCAAGCACGCTAAGCTCTGCTGTTTCCAGCTCAAGTGCTGCCTCCAGTTCTTCTGCCGTCTCTGGCTCCTCTGCTGCTTCAAGCTCAAGCGCTGTCTCTAGCTCCTCTGCTGTCTCCAGCTCCTCTGCTGCTTCAAGCTCAAGCGCTGTCTCCAGCTCCTCTGCTGTTTCCAGCTCAAGTGCCGCCTCCAGTTCTTCTGCCGTCTCTAGCTCAAGCGCTGTCTCTAGCTCCTCTGCTGTTTCCAGCTCATCCGCTGTCTCCAGCTCATCCGCTGTCTCCAGCTCCTCTGCTGCCTCTAGCTCCTCTGCTGTCTCAAGCTATGCTGCTGTCTCAAGCTCTGCTGCTGTTACCAATTTGGTTGCTGCCTCAAGCTCTTTCCCAACTTCTAGTGAATCAGCCTCTTATTCATTCTCCAACTCATCTTCTGCTGCCTCTAGCTCCTCTTCTGTGTCGAGCTCAAGTGCTGTCTCTAGCTCCTCTGCTGTCTCCAGCTCTTCTGCTGCTGCAAGCTCAAGTGCTGCCTCTAGCTCTTCTGCCATCTCAAGCTCAGCTGCCTCTGCCTTGGACGCTCAGTCATTGAGTAGAACAACTTCAGCTACAGCCTATTCTTCTACTGTAAGCTCCTCATTCCTTGGATACACTAATTCAACAGAGTCATCGACCGCTGCTCAGTCATCGACTGTTTCGGTACCAGCTTCTAGCACCTCCCCTGTAAGTTCTTCTGTCCTCTCAGAAAGCATACCAGCTTCAGAATCCACTGGATCAGCGTTAGATGCAGTCTCTGCAAATAGGGCAAGCTCTTTCGCAGATTACGTATCTTCCTCTTCCAACGTTTTGAGCTCCTCAACACCTGTCTCCAATGCCATTACCTCCTCCAATCCTCAAGCTGTTTCAAGCTCAAACCCAGGAAACAATGTTATCTCAAGTACAGCAGTTACTACAGCAAGTTCAGACGTTACAAGTGCCAACGGTTCTCTGATCTCTGGAGCATCGGATATTGCCGGCATGGATGAAAGCAGAACTGTTTCCGCTTCTACTATCACTTCCGCTGCTGATGACGTTTACGCCACTGTTACCGCCACCGAAACTAACGTGGAGACTGTAACTTGTACTGACACATCCTGCGAGAACATTGCTCCAACATCCACTTCCGCTGCTGATGACGTTTACGCCACTGTTACTGCCACCGAAACTAACGTGGAGACTGTAACTTGTACAGAATCATCTTGCACAAATGTTGCTAGTATACTCCACGGCGAAACAGGAACTGCGGGTCAAGATTCCTCTAACACCAATACCCAATCAACTGCCAGTTTGGAGGGTCAAGCCGTCTCTTCATCTAAGCAAGAGTCAGTTGCCACAAACGGCGCTTCCATATCCACTAATACAGCCGCTCAAGCTACTATTGTCACTTCTTCTGGTGAAACTACCATTGTAACTTCTACTACTTCCATAAACATGTCCAATGAAAGTGGCGCTTTATCCAATACAGAAACTATGGCTACCTCTGAGACCGCATCTGTAACTATAGCTACGGGTGCAGCCCCAGCATTAAATGTTCATGGTCATTTACTCGCTAcctttttcattcttttatCTATAATTTTCTGATTCAAGCTACGTAACGGTATTTTTTTAACTATTGTTTGCACAAATATTCTGTACTTTGTTTCGTACCCacttatataaatattttatacttcgtaattgatatttttctgGATCCAATCAAAGAATCACTGCAGTTAGTTTAGCAGTTAATGGAACTTAGACTTATCTGTTTAAGCAGGCGAATTATACACTAACAGTGCAATTGATGGTAGTATATTTACCAGATATTATATTGCCGCTGTAATTTTTAAGGGTgagaacttgaaaaaaaaatgtagtCTTTCAAGAGAAAGGAATAATGGAATCTTATAAGAGCTAGACAGTTAACATACAACAAGAACGAATAATAGAAAGAGGTTTAGCATGTGGAGGAACATACATTAGCATAAAAGCTCATTCTTCCGAAAAAAGAGCctgaaaataatatgagTTCATGCATTACAATTCAGTTGTGCGAAGAAACGAAAAGTCTTCACGGTTTCAATCATCGGACTGTCATATTGGCATTCGAATTATTacttttttaaaatatccGTCCAAAAGATCAAACGTCCACttttatattcaaataCTTAAAAAAGCACATATGGTATTTCACGTCATAAGAAGGTCGTTTTTTTTAAGGAATATTGTACTTATCTGCATCTGTGCCTCCTCATTTTTTCCtagtttttttcttttctttttttgtcgTCCTATCGTCCATGCAATTCGCTCCTAGCATGTAGTTTATACAAGGTTTTTAGTTAGGCAGCGTAACGACTCTGAACAaaggtttcaaaaaataatttataagGAAGTAAAGCCCATTGTTAGTAGGATCTCTGGATTACTTTGCATTCGATAATGTTCATATTGGTGCACGACTTTTATTTAGGAATGTTAATGTTTTTAAAAAATAGTTTTTTCTTAGCTTGCACTCATTAGTGGAACAAAAGTTATACAAAGCCGAAGCCATTAAATACTGCAAAAGGTTAGAAAAATCTATTTTAACAGGCCTCTAAAGTGCTGGTCCAAACTGTATGGCGAAACATATCTAAGGAAATATTTATACATCTTTCCAATGGCCTATTATGATCTGAGCATAATGCATACAATGATATCAAGCTCTACATATGGCGCAAAGCGtgtttcaattgattaaaTACAGAATTCTGAGTAGCATCAAGCAAACGCCAAACCGTTTCAATTGTAGTTTTGGtacaacaaaaaaagatgcTTCAAATATAACACAATTATTACCTACATCCtggaaaatataataaaatgaGAAGGAGCTTTCCTTGTGAAGGCTGTCTTAGACGCCAATCCTGGGGCTACTTTCTTTTGTCAAAAGAATTACTTTTTGACACTTTAATAGCCAAGGTTTTCCttatgaagatattttatgAGACAGCAGAAGCAAAATGCCCCAGAACAAGCGATACgcaaaaaaggaaaagaagaacttagtttttattcaaaaattgtgaGATTACGTCTTGCTACAAGATTGGGAAAGAACACTGCGCCCGACAAGTGTATAATAGGTTCATACACTCATAGATTATAAGAGATGCCGATTATTACGCGAAGGTAAATGCCGTAAAGGAAAGTAGATACTATCCGGCGAAATATAAACAGGTGGGTATTCCTAGAACTTGATAGTATTATAGTATGTATTCTCGTCGGAAAAAAACAACATTTAACAATCAATCAATCACGTATTGGAAGTTACAGCCTTTTATAACTTGGCACGACCTCCGCAATaggaaaattttataataagATCTGTAACAGAACGCCTTCTCGTACCGGTAGTCGTATCAAGGAATCCGCCTAAATAGAGCTATATGCCCAGCTAGTTATCTATCATGCAGACTTCTGTTCTGAAACGAGCCCTGACCAAAGTGGTCGAGAATATCGACTACCACCCGCGCTATCTTCCGGGTAGCTgtaaaaattaaaagaatatcaTGCGCTATATAATATGCGAGATATTATTGAGGATGACGGAAGCAAGCATTTCAGATATGTAAATAGTAccaaaaaatgataatactTATTCGCAACCTTGTATATAATTACAACTTGATGCCCGGAGGGGAGCCTTTACTCCGCGGAGGGTTCCAATTTGAACAGCGAAAAAAAGCCCTGTAGGGGGCTCGAACCCCTAACCTTGTGATTAAGAGTCACACGCGCTACCGATTGCGCCAACAAGGCTTTTTTTGTGTGTATCTGTTGTAACATAGACTGGGGAACTACAACATTAAGCTCTAAATTCGTGTGACTGTTTTCCCAGAATCAAAACCTAGACACCCGCTGTCCAATctattaaattaaatatttcacattattgattttgattgaatattagtgaaaacttttcatagacgcaacttttgtcatcttgaagaattccacactataaaaaggaattcttcgtcatatttgttcttaatcttttatcttactttataattatatataaaaaaagagacaaGCCATTTGATACGCTTTTAGCTATAGTTATACGATCAGATCGATTTCCACGCTCTCTGTCcctgaattagaatatacacCAGCCGTGTCATATTCCCCCTGTGTTATCTGTCTTGTTACCGTATTGAACTTACAATAGTATCTGCCCTAAGTTCAATACAGTAAAACAGATAATACGAAGCACGCCTTGCGtaaattctaattcaggGACAGGGACAGTGGAAATCGATCTGATCTTCTAACTATAGCTAAAAGCGTGTCAAAAAGCTTGTTTTTTTAATATGTAAatgctggaaatggcaatatactgacatttcaatgttttgatagttagaaTATTGAACTGTCAGCATAATGCTGTTTCCAGCAAAAAGgttaagaacaaatatgtCAAAAGTTGGGTCcatgaaattttcactAATAGTCAtccaaaatcaataatgtgaaataattagtttaataaattgaacatCGGCTGTCTAGGTTTTGATTCTGGGAAAGCAGTCACACGAACTTAGAGCTTGATGTTGAATTTCCCGGTCTATGTTACAACAATATTCAAACTATTGAAGCGAAACAATATAGCGGCGTATAATACCATAGCACATATTCTTAGACGAGAAGTTTATGGATTGGTAAATTGCAACGAAGATTCGAACACATCGGTTTAACATAATACGAAGACTCGCTGTTTGCATAAATACGCAAAAGCGATATGACGTCGTACAAGgtacaaatgaaaaatatttatcatGCCGTCGACAATAGTGTCATGAGATTTAAAGCTATAAATAAACGTCATCTAGTATCGACGAAATACTTGCTCCTCTACTGATGAATATGCGTTtacataaaaaaagaaggaagatTACTGGTTTTTCTACTATATAGTTTATACTGAGCTCAcactttattttatttgatatattacAACTAACTCTTggattttatttattactCAATACCATCAACTGGCAGCTCTCTAAGAGAGCAAAAAGATTACTGTCAGCTAATATTTCTAGAAAAACATTCAAGCAAATAGTTGAATGCCTCTTTCTTCCTTTTACTCTTCAATAATATGAATTAATGAAGCTACAAGCTCAACAAAAATCAAACCATGGGATTGATATCAGCTATCTATTTCATTACAATATTGTTGGTCGATCTCCCACGAGAAACTCCACTGCCGCCACTTCCTAACAGAGGCTAGAATGtctcaaaattgaaatatcgATCAGCGTTCCTAAATAAGAGCAGCATATGCGATGCAATAAACGTCTCATGGAACTGCTTTTTGGGACTACTCAATTTCGGTCTCATTTTGATATTGCTGGCCTTCAACTTAACGGTGCAAATTGCAAATATAACCAGTCAACAATGTAGTAATTTAAACACAAGAATTTGAGTTCTTTGTTTTGGTATCTTGGAATAAAAAAGGAAGTTTAAAAGGAAAGTGACGTAATGTTTTTAGATTGCAAGATATGTAATTAACTACCGATTAGTAGCGCCCCTGTAACATTCGAAGAAATTCCGATGAAAGAGCTTTAAAAGAGTAGGTTTTGGGATGTTAGGTGTGTATCTGAGGTAAGTGATACATTTTGGAACTCTCCCTCTGGCGTAATGGCAACCAACAAATAACGCAGAAAAGCTAATAGTTATAAGGGACTATATATCTGTGTGTGTATCTAATTCTATAACCTATCTATGATTTCTTGCAAAATGAggatcaatttctttatgCTCAGTCTGCTTTCTAGCgagaatatttaaaatatcagtTAATGAGACTACACCGACTAATTTAcctgtttttttcttattgcCATCGTAGTCTATCGAttcttcactttcattGGATGGTTTTACAACCCATAATCTGTGTGATTTTGTAGCCACCAATTTGGCTATCGTTCTAGCTAGTGATGAAGATGGATAAACGTGGAAAATTGGGAAAGAGTCCTTGCCCCCATTTTCCAGACCTcttttatttaaaattatcgAAATGAAATGACGACAGGTATTTGTTAGTAAATGATATTGTGAGGTATTTGTTAAGTGTTTGACATCTGTCACAGAGATATTACCGATTAAagtatttgaagaatccACGATTGCAATGGACGAAATTTTTTCGTTGTGCATTCTAAGTAAGGCCATTATTAATTGTTCATCCCCATGTattgatataattttcgaaaaattgttcattgaaccaatattcaaatcttttaaacTAGAGTTGAAAAGAGGTtctaaatctttgaaagatcTTGCATTATCCCAAAGATATTTAACCAGACGACGTTGGGATAATATACCTGTGATCTGGGtcatttctttatttgtAATGGCGATACGATGGACACCAGAACCTAATATATTGATtacatttgataaattttctaattctgaAAGTTTATAAAATGGATTTTTTGGAGTAAGTTTGATTAGTTCTCCAACTTTGATTGGATTTTCAAGCTCTTTAAAATTCGGAATttctattttatttaatgcCAACAGTAGATAGGAATTTAAATCATTATAGTCGAACGAAGACACGTTGTTTATATCATCCGTATCAAACTGAACAGGTAATGATGTTAATTGATGtttgatcaatttattgaaagcTTGTTCTACCAATAGACCGTtgtttataaatataagtTTATTCGACTCGATTAAGTTTGATAATTGTATATGTTGCCATTTTTGCAAATGAACTGTATGAAGGCCTTGAGATGGAGACTTTTGTAGAAATGGAAGGGAAGTAAACTGATCATGGTTAATATTAGATAGTTTGGAGTCACTATTTAATGACATAGATGATATGGAGGtatttgatgaagagaGATTGGAGTTGTTGCTGAAACTTCTAGATAAGTTGAGCTCATCCTCTTGGTCAGTCAATACAGTATTAGTTGTTTGTCGACGAGATGTGTTCACATTATGAGAGTAATGTATCTGTTGTTGCGATGGATGGACCCTGGGAAGCTGAGGTGGAGTAGATAATAATTCGACTATGGAAGCATGTTTCTTAGCGGTTTGAGGAACGCTCGCTAATAACGTGTTATCATTACTATAAGGCATTTCAGAACGTGCAAATGCGAATATTGCTATTAAATAATGTGATATGCTAAGAGAGCTGTTGTAAACGCAGCTAGTTATGAATAAAATTGCCTTGAGATCTGAAGTTTCCAATAAGATTGCTCATCgttattttccaaaatttttttttttctatatcCGATTTTCGACCTCAAAGTTGCTGAcctgaaaaagaaacgacTAGTCACATATCTCATTTTTGAGTCCATCAAAATGCACGTGATCTCGAATCAAaactaaaaaaagattacTTTTAATTACTTTGCAGCGTAAGAGCCGAGAGATATGTCAGGTACGAAAGTCAAAAGCAAGAAATCAGAAAAACTCCGACCTGCTTTCTGGAAGCATTTTCTGCAGTAGAGGAAGTCATACTATGAGTATTTACATAAGCTTACCGGAATCCAGAAACATTCTAAGGATGTAAATTGGTTGAGAACCGAGCTTAGCAAAACGTAAGTCTCGGTGGCTCAACTATATTTTCTCGACTATTCGCATTCATCGAGGAAGCATGATGATCCGTTAAGGCCGTGTTCTTGCAGGTGCTTGTGAGAGCGAAGGAGAACAGAATATTGTCGCTGAAGGACGATAAAAAATGGTGAAAGCTACTGATAATACGTTGTATCATATAGAAGGAATTATTCTTGTTGAAATATTCTGGCTACGGCGACGGAAGAAACGTCTTCTAAGGAACTGGGTTTTCGCATTCAATACAATTGTTATTCGAGAGTCCTTGTGTGAGACATATACATGGCGGTTGTGTTACCTTTTTTTCCTGgttttcaacaaaatgGACCCGAAGTCTTTACTTGTGACAGGCTGAGTTAtgaatgattttatttagTGATGAGCTACTAATTTGCCTTTGTTGAAATCCAGATAAGACAGTGTTTTGCTTACTGCTATTTATTCGATTCAACAATACTGTAAGGCACTAGATATAAAAGACAGCATTTACTTGTGTCACAACCTCTTACTCAAATTTGTCTTGCATCTTATTCACGTTACACATAAAGTGAAAACAAACACATA is part of the Kazachstania africana CBS 2517 chromosome 1, complete genome genome and encodes:
- the RAD6 gene encoding E2 ubiquitin-conjugating protein RAD6 (similar to Saccharomyces cerevisiae RAD6 (YGL058W); ancestral locus Anc_6.109); the protein is MKEDAPPGVSASPLPDNVMVWNAMIIGPADTPYEDGTFRLLLEFDEDYPNKPPHVKFLSEMFHPNVYANGEICLDILQNRWTPTYDVSSILTSIQSLFNDPNPASPANVEAATLFKDHKSQYVKRVKETVEKSWEDDMDDMEDDSDEEDNDEE
- the GEP7 gene encoding Gep7p (similar to Saccharomyces cerevisiae YGL057C; ancestral locus Anc_6.108), giving the protein MVPVRYSSSLFPQNGIFKSLVYKSFSTKGRTPPQSLLLKQKNRVCKRDNDIHGITSTANPLAGALDDIAALFKPNMIDESEEIESRNAYRNMLERMIHSEKLGDTLKSTFILDEKKNVLNTEAVLSNFSKLDPIDRDMVQMAAKELYSKETSWKDLPTFIKQLQYYISYGPHGARNGQPFNELDLMKNSPKAELDSLSKLVLVLFFIICLSACIKRIEMKRANLSKI
- the KAFR0A04720 gene encoding uncharacterized protein, producing the protein MKLINLYQALSLVMGYQLALAMAASEAFTNSTSKNSLSASGVFSNSSSSISSSTISSSLSKTGSSSILSTITSSALSSTEGKSSSASIGSASYIFSNSSSIVGSSTLSSAVSSSSAASSSSAVSGSSAASSSSAVSSSSAVSSSSAASSSSAVSSSSAVSSSSAASSSSAVSSSSAVSSSSAVSSSSAVSSSSAVSSSSAASSSSAVSSYAAVSSSAAVTNLVAASSSFPTSSESASYSFSNSSSAASSSSSVSSSSAVSSSSAVSSSSAAASSSAASSSSAISSSAASALDAQSLSRTTSATAYSSTVSSSFLGYTNSTESSTAAQSSTVSVPASSTSPVSSSVLSESIPASESTGSALDAVSANRASSFADYVSSSSNVLSSSTPVSNAITSSNPQAVSSSNPGNNVISSTAVTTASSDVTSANGSLISGASDIAGMDESRTVSASTITSAADDVYATVTATETNVETVTCTDTSCENIAPTSTSAADDVYATVTATETNVETVTCTESSCTNVASILHGETGTAGQDSSNTNTQSTASLEGQAVSSSKQESVATNGASISTNTAAQATIVTSSGETTIVTSTTSINMSNESGALSNTETMATSETASVTIATGAAPALNVHGHLLATFFILLSIIF
- the SDS23 gene encoding Sds23p (similar to Saccharomyces cerevisiae SDS24 (YBR214W) and SDS23 (YGL056C); ancestral locus Anc_6.107), which produces MPYSNDNTLLASVPQTAKKHASIVELLSTPPQLPRVHPSQQQIHYSHNVNTSRRQTTNTVLTDQEDELNLSRSFSNNSNLSSSNTSISSMSLNSDSKLSNINHDQFTSLPFLQKSPSQGLHTVHLQKWQHIQLSNLIESNKLIFINNGLLVEQAFNKLIKHQLTSLPVQFDTDDINNVSSFDYNDLNSYLLLALNKIEIPNFKELENPIKVGELIKLTPKNPFYKLSELENLSNVINILGSGVHRIAITNKEMTQITGILSQRRLVKYLWDNARSFKDLEPLFNSSLKDLNIGSMNNFSKIISIHGDEQLIMALLRMHNEKISSIAIVDSSNTLIGNISVTDVKHLTNTSQYHLLTNTCRHFISIILNKRGLENGGKDSFPIFHVYPSSSLARTIAKLVATKSHRLWVVKPSNESEESIDYDGNKKKTGKLVGVVSLTDILNILARKQTEHKEIDPHFARNHR